Within the Syntrophorhabdus sp. genome, the region AGTCTGTCCCCATGCCGGATACGTGTATTCGGGACAGGTGGCGGCCTTCGCCTACAAGGCTGTTTCCAAACTCCCTGTCGACAGCGTCATCGTCATCGCCCCGAGCCACAGGGCATATTTCGAAGGCGTTGCCCTGTGGGAGACGGGTAGCTTCAGAACACCGCTCGGGGATATCGGTATTGATGAGAGGGGGGCCGGGGAACTCCTTGAGGCGAAAGATGTCTTTGTTGCCAGGAGGGATGTCCACAGGTCGGAACACTCCCTGGAGGTCCAATTGCCCTTCCTCCAGTGCGTCTTCAAGGAGCTTCTTCTCCTGCCGCTCATCATGGGGGCGGCGACGGAGGAACTGTACGAGAAGGCATCCGATGCCCTCAAGGAGATGGTTTCCGCCTCCCCGTTAAGCTATCTCATCGTGGCGAGCACGGACCTCTCCCATTATTATCCCTATGCCTCGGCCGTGAAGATCGATGCCGTGACGGTGGAGCACCTCAAAAACTTCGATATCGCGGCAATGATCAGGGACACGCGCTCCGAGAAAGCACAGGCATGTGGCGCCGGACCGATGATCACCGCCATGATGACGGCCCGGAAACTTGGGGCCGAGGCGGGCAGGGTCCTGAAATATGCCAATTCGGGTGATGTATCGGGGGACCGCAGCGGCGTTGTGGGATACGTGTCGGCGATATTCTTTGAGAAATGATCACAAGGGATGGTTGAATGGTGCTCTCGCCTGAAGAAAGACAGAGGCTCAAGGCGCTCGTCAAGGATACGATCGAAGGTGTTCTCTTCGGGAAGGAAACGACTCC harbors:
- the amrB gene encoding AmmeMemoRadiSam system protein B, which translates into the protein VCPHAGYVYSGQVAAFAYKAVSKLPVDSVIVIAPSHRAYFEGVALWETGSFRTPLGDIGIDERGAGELLEAKDVFVARRDVHRSEHSLEVQLPFLQCVFKELLLLPLIMGAATEELYEKASDALKEMVSASPLSYLIVASTDLSHYYPYASAVKIDAVTVEHLKNFDIAAMIRDTRSEKAQACGAGPMITAMMTARKLGAEAGRVLKYANSGDVSGDRSGVVGYVSAIFFEK